Part of the Paenibacillus kyungheensis genome, TCCGATCCCAATTCCGCGTAGCACTGTAACCGTTTCGAACCACGTACGAGAAGTCTGAGGAGACAGGCTGTACATATGGAATGTCATCAGACTGGTTAACGTCAAGCCGACTAGCCCTATAGGCACAATCCCTACTTTATCGAGTAATTTACCTGCAAATGGCATCACAATCGCCATCGCTAATGCTTGCGGAAGTAAGATCAAGCCGGTATCAATCGCCGAGTACGACTGTACACTTTGCAAAAATACAGGAGCCAAAAATGTTCCGCCATACATCCCCATCATGACAAAGCTAGAGGTAATAACACTGATCGTAAATTTATAATTTTTAAATAAAGATACATCGATAACAGCATTGTCTTTGCCAGATTCGACAACGATCAAAAAGATCAATGACCAGATAGAGATAAACAGTAAGCCTACAATTTCAAAAGATGTCCATCCTTTAGAAGAGCCATTCGATAATGCATACAACAATGTACCTGCACATGTTCCTGCTAATATAAAGCCCAGCATATCGAATTTAATCGGTTCACTTTTGGGTGGTTCTTTGATCAACAGAATCACCATCAGAATAGCGAATAATGCAATCGGCACACAGGCGATAAATAGAAAGCGCCAGTTAAGCCATTCGATCAAATATCCACTTAGTGTAGGCCCGATCGCAGGAGCTGCCATTGCTGAAATTCCCCAAATACCGATCGCCATCCCTACTTGCTCACGCGGAATAATTTTATAAATAATCGTCATACTTAGTGGAATAATAACCCCACCGCCAAGCCCTGCAATAATACGAGCAATAATCAGCGACATATCATTCCATGCAAAAATACAAAAGGCTGTGCCCAGAGTAAACACTGATAAAGCACCTATCAGGAATTTTTTATAACCGACTTTGCGCTCCATAAATCCGGTGATCGGCACGATAATACCTGAAGCCAGTGTATACCCTGTAATCACCCATTGAATTCGAGTGGTCGTTGATCCTAGATCTGTTGTTAATTGTGGAATAGCTACATTGATCAGACTGTTATTCAGTACAGCGATAAAAGCACCAAGAACAATAGCGAAGAAAGCAAGCCAGCGTTCTTTGGATGAGGTATCCAAGGAAGGAGCAACAGCGATTTCATTAGAAGCCACAGAGACTCCTCCTTTTACTGTGTATAGATTTTTATTTCAACATTTGTGCCGGGAATCAGTGTCAATCCATCCGGTACATTTAAAGCAATTTCGATCGGAATCCTTTGGGTGACTTTGTTAAAGTTACCGCTTGTATTGGTAGCAGGAATCGCAGAAAATACCGAATTTGAAGCTTGTCCGATTTTACGAACTTTCCCTTGAATACTTTCGCCTTCGATAGTATCCAGAGTGATATCTACCCGTGCACCTAGCTTAATACGGTTAATATCTGTTTCTTCGATATTGGCAGAGACGTATAGATTTTTCATATCAGCCATAATGGCTATCGCTGCACTGGGTGATCCCATTTCACGTTCTTTGGATTGTACTTTAAGTACAGTGCCGTCAATCGGTGCACGTACTACAGATTTGCTAATATCACTGGCTTCTAGACCGGAGACATCTTGTTCAGCGATCGGTTCATTCTTTTTGAGAATATCGCCTTCTTCTACATCAATATGATCTAAGCGTGCGGTTAGCTGAGGCATGACTTTATACTGATCTGCACTGATACGTGCATCTTCTGTTTTGACAAAATGACTTCCTTGATACCAATAGTAATAACCGAGCGCTCCACCGCTTACTACCAGTAGCACCAATAAAATGATTAAAACAATCTTTTTCTTCACACACTCCACCTCAGCAGTCTAAAAGTTTTGAATAATTGATAGCTCTCATATTGATCTTCAGCGCCAAAAGACACCGTAGATCAAGACTGTTTTTGCTCTAATAAAGATAGTAATTTTTTAAAAGATTTCAGTTCGACTTTTTGCTTTTCGGATTTGTAATCTTTCATAAAAAGGGCCATTTCTTGTTGCTCTGGTGAAATATATTCCGGCAACGGATGATCGGCATTCGCTTCTAAGTACGCCAGCTCTTTTTCGATGTTCTCAATCACTTCAAGTGTGGAATAGATCAGCTTATTCGTATCGACCAAATGCACAAATAACAAAGAAGCAAATAAAGACCGCACATCATCAGCATTTTTAAAACTTTTATAAATCATATCTTTGAGTGCTTGTTTGCCTTTTTCGGTAATCGCGTAATTGGTTTTTTCAGGACGGTTGTCGTTTTGCACTGTATTTACTTTTTGAACATATCCTTTTTTCTGTAAGGCTTCGAAATTGTAATACAGATTACCGTCTGTTACGCGAACTAGATTTTCACCAGCATTGTTAATACTTTTTTTGATATCGTACGGGTGATAATCCTGTTCATGAAGTCGTCCTAAAATAAAAATTTGTAAAGACAATAGAGTTCATCCTTTCATTGCACGTTCATTTTTTATAAAAGACATATTGATGTCGCTTATTTTTATACAGTAGATGTCTTTCCCCCGAAAATATACTTTGTATAGATTACTCTGTACAGAGTAATGAACAGATTTATTCTATGTAATTTTTTGAAGACTGTCAATACTTTTAGCCATTTAATTAGGTATGTAATGTATTTGAGTATGAATAGGGCAATATATGCACAAAAAAGAGTAGAATCTTTTACGTAGATGTAAAAGGTTCTACTCTTTGCGCTAGCTGTGTATCTATATAATATTTGACATTAAGCAGATTTGATCGTTGGAGATACTGGATTAGAATCGACTTTGTCTTCGGTTTGCTTAGTAGCGCTATACATCGGCTTTTTCAAAAAGCCAATAATACAAGCAGTCACTACAGACCCGACAGCAATACATAGGATATACAGTAGTGGATTACTTGCCGCAATCGGTATTACGAAGATTCCTCCATGTGGAGCTTGAAGCGAAATGCCCAGTGCCATACACATTCCGCCACCGATCGCTGCCCCGATAATATTCGCTGGAATAATCCGTAAAGGATCATTAGCGGCAAAAGGAATAGCGGCTTCGGTAATAAAAGATGCGCCCATTACATAAGCAGCTTTGCCTGCATTACGTTCTTCGATCGAGAATTTATTTTTAAATAATGTGGTCGCTAGTGCGATCCCTAGCGGTGGAACCATTCCGCCTACCATCAGAGCTGCTGACGGTTCAAAAATCTGATTGGCAAACATCGCCAATCCAAAAGCAGACGCTGTTTTGTTAATCGGGCCACCCATATCGGATGCCATCATACCTGCAAGTAAAGCACCTAACAATATCGCATTGGTACCTGTTAAGCTATTCAGCCAGCCTTGCAACGATACGTTAATCCATGCCATCGGTGTATTGACGACAAAGTACATAATCAGAGCGGTCACAAACGAACCAACTAATGGCAAAATCAGTACTGGTGATAAACTTTGCAAAGAGTCTGGAATCCCTCTCACCAATCGTTTGATCGCTAAAATACTATAACCTGCGATAAATCCAGCTAACATCCCACCGAGAAATCCTGATCCGCCAAGTGTAGCCAACATTCCGCCAATCATACCAGGCGCTAGACCCGGACGGTCTGCAATACTATACGCAATATAACCTGCAAGTACAGGAACCATTAATGCAAAGGCTGCACTACCACCTGCTGTACTGAGAAAAGCAGCAAAGGCATTATAATCAGGGCTATTAGGATCAGCCGCGTGAATGCCGAACATAAATGAGAGCGCAATCAATATTCCGCCAGCGACAACGAATGGAATCATAAAGGAGACACCATTCATAATATGGCTGTAGATTTTAGGCTGTTTGAGACGTGTTTTTTCTTTGGCTTCTTTGAGATTGGATTGACCTTGATTCTGAGCGACCCCTTTACCTGCAATCGCTTCTTCAATCAGATCTTTGGCATGATGAATCCCGTTTTTGACTGAAGTCTGGACTACTTTACGGTCGCCAAATACACTCATATCGACTTTGACATCAGCAGCGACTACAATCCCATCGGCTTGCTCAATATCGTCTGCGGTTAACTCATTTTCAACACCTGTGGAGCCATTGGTCTGGACTTTAATCTGTACGCCTAATTCTTGAGCGGCATTTTTTAATGATTCTGCCGCCATAAAAGTATGTGCAATCCCGGTAGGGCAACCGGTAACGCCGACTATTTTTTTGCCTGCATGCTTCTTATGGCTATGCAGAGCGGCTGTATCTTGTTCTTCTGCTTGTTCAAATAATCGTACAATCTCTTCCCGATCACGAGCCAGAATCAGCTTCGCTCTGAATAATTCATCCATCAAAAAGGTCGAAATTTTGGATAAAGTCTGCAAATGTTCAGACGAAGAATGTTGATCGACCGCAATCATAAAAAACAGATTGCATGATTCTGTACTGTAATTAATACCGCTGAGCGATCGCCCCATAATAATCGCCGGGGCTTTTACACCTGCGGACTTGGCATGAGGAATAGCTATACCAAATCCTACTTCTGTTGGCACCTGTTCTTCACGCGCCCAGATATCTTTTTTAAATTGCTCCATATCGCTTAAATAACCATTATCATTTAACTTTTGCGCCAATTCATCGATCAATTCTGCTTTGGTGGTAGCTGTGACATCCAATATGATATTTTCCGGTTGTAACACACTAGAAATCTTCATGATCGATCACTCCTTTTATAGCTCTCCCAATTTGTAAAGTGGCGCTTTGCCTGTTGATCCGAATAGATCCATTTTTTTCTTCACCAATTCTGTTGCCGCTTGCGTCGCTTCAGGCATTAAGAAATCAGGCTCATACGCATTTGGATTCGCATCCAGTGTTTTTCTTAATTGATTGTAAAAGGCTCGCTTCATATCTGTAGATAAGTTAATTTTGGCAATACCATGCTTCACGGCTTCTCGAATCTCTTCATCTGGATTATCTGATCCACCATGTAAGACTAACGGAATTTTTACTTTTTCATGGATTTGTTTGAGTCGATCGATTTTGATCGAATGGTCTTTCGTTTGCGGATAAATACCATGAGACGTTCCTACTGCAACCGCCAGTGTATCGATACCTGTCTGTTCTACAAAAATCGCAGCTTCATCTGGGTTGGTATACAAAATCTCGTCTGCTCCACCTTCGGAGCTACCTTCATTACTACCGATCGTACCCAGTTCACCTTCAACCGATACATCCACCAGATGTGCAAGTTCTACAGCTTCACGAGTAGCTGCAATATTTTCTTCAAATGGTAAATGCGAAGCATCCATCATGACAGAGGTATAACCGTTACGAATCGAGCGGGTAATATCTTTGATACTTGCGCCATGATCCAGATGAATAACAAATGGCACTTTCGATTTGGATGCGGCTTCACGTACATAAGCGACAAAACTATCTGTCACCAGATCAATTTCATTGGGATGAATCTGCATAATAGCAGGAGAATTTTGCGCTTCTGCGGCATTGATCACGACTTTGACAAACTCACTATTCGCTACATTAAAAGACCCGACTGCAAATTTATTTTCATACGCCACTTTAAGTAAATCTCTCATATTGATTAACATATCATTTCCTCCTAAGGGTTATTTGGAAGACCAGACTTCCAAAAATTCATCGTAATTTGTAATATTGAGTAGTTTCTCTGTCATATTGGTCTGCTTGAACACATCGTAAATTTCTTCAAAAAATTTGGTATTGTTCACTTTTTGATTTTTGGGTGGGATAAAAAGAAAAATGATCTGTGCCATCTTATCGCCCCATAATATTTTTTGCTTATTGATCGCCACGAGTACACGTAATTTTTTGTTATCTCCACAATCAAATGGATGGGGCATAGCAACCAGATTTCCAATATTGGTACTCGACATTTTTTCCCGTTCCAGAATACTGGTATACAAATGTTGAATGTCTCCTAATTCTGTAAGGGTTTTCAATAAATCGATAGGTTGATCTTCATCCAAGAAAAAGAGATCATTCGGTGATAAATAATATTTCAGCAATCCTCGATTTAACTGGATCGAAATATTTTTCATATCTTCACTGGTAATCATTTCACTAACGACAATAATATTTTGAGCATCCAGATGGTGTTGCTCGGCAATCTCGCTTGTCGTAATAATCGTTTCAATCCCTTCAGGTAGAAGATGAATTTCATGATTGGCGAGCAGACTATCAATTTTGATATTCGGAAAATATAAATTGATCTTGCGTTCTAACAGCTTCCCGACTAACGGATTTTTGCCATAAATAATAGCGATTCGTTTGCGGGTTTCTTGAGAGTTCTCGATAATACCCATAATATGGAGGGTCAAATAACCGATCTCATTTTCAGGGATTTTGATATTTAAGCAAAATTGCAATTCTTTTGCTAACACAACCGCGATATTATAAGCATTGGTATATTCTGATTTTATTTGAGCAATAAAAGGATTTTCGACAGGAAAGTAATATTTTAATGGATATAAAGACTTGGTAATATGAGCCAGTAGTCGATCAAATAGTTCTTCGTTTTTATAACTCACAAATCCATACTGCTCTCCAACATGCTGGATGACTGCTCTGATTTTGGCTTCAATCTCATTGGATTGTTCATGCTCGATGCCTTCATTTTTTTTCGGTAAAATCTGTAGCGCAATCAGCAGATAGCCTAAATACTGATATTCGTATTCATCAAATGGAGTCTTTAATTCCTGAGTCAGACGGTTCAAAATAGAGCGTGCGATACGCAATTCTTCAAAACTTGTATGATCGAGTCGCATATCTTGTTCTGCGATAGGTTGTCCCAATTCAACCCGCTTGAGGCTGATCAGTACATTGACACAGATCGAAAATAATTCCTGCGAACTCAGTAGCAATTGATATCGTGCCACTTCTTCCTCAATACAATTGTAGATAAAAGTAATCGCTGATTCGTTAAACCAATCGCCAAAATAATACTGTAATGCTTCATCTAATGACATGCGTTTGAGACAATCAGCAGTGACCAGCTTTTTGAGCAAAATCCGTTTTTCGACTTCGCTTCCTTTCAGCCGTATCCCTTGAAAAATAATCGCTTCGATCTCAATATTTTGCTTTTCCGCTTGAATCGTCTGTAGTAATTTTTGTACATCTTTACGAATTGTTTGTGTAGAAAAGTAAAGATTTTTGGCTAAGTCTTCATAGGTGATAAAATCTGTCTGAGACAGCAACGCTTTAATAATATGAAAAGCTCGCTCTTCGTAATCATCTTCATTCTGATGGAGATTCGATAAATCTCCGACAAGCTTATATCCTTTGCGAGTGTTACCCGTGATGATCGCTTTATCTAAATAATTCTCGTTGATTTCTTTGATGTCATTGCGTATCGTTCTCGTCGTTACATCAAATAGATTAGCTAATTCGCTCCCACTCACAAAGTCATGCTCCGATTGTTTTAAATGCTCCAATAGCTTAATGTAACGTTTCCGCATTTGTTTTCCTCCTCGCATTTATACTAATGCAAGCGCTTTATTTACACCAAGCCTATAGTGTTTCCTAATAGTTAGGAAGTGATTCGTTATTTGTTCTATGATACCTACTTTTTAAATATCTAAGGGACTTCACTATTTAAGAATCCCTGATAAAAAAATAAATAGCAAACAAGCCTTGAAAAAGTAACGAATAGATATCATCACTTTTCAAGACTCACGTTTATGATTTTAAATTAAAGAAATCCTACATCCTATTTTAGAAAATGTATTCAATCTCTACGATATAGCATTAACATCAAAACTGACTTCTTCTAAGAATTCAATGACTTCTCCATTTGGACTTTGAATAACAGCATTATGCACTACCAATTCTGGATGACCTAATACAAGATGCGCCGGTTTGATATAAGGAGAGGCTCCATACGCCAAAGACTGCTGATATATAGCTTCTACATCATCTACATAAAAAGCAAAGTGTAACATCGCTCCATAGCGAACCTCATCGCGTGATTGTGCACGCTCTCCTTGCGCAGGAATAACTGCGCCTGTATCAAATAACTCGATACAAGTACGCTGATCCGGTGAAATAAGCATACAAGCATGTTCAATATGAAAATCAGGTAAACTCCATTGATGACCTATTCGAAATCCAAGAACTTCTTGATAAAAAAGAAGCGTTTTTTTATAATCTTCTGCTTGAATCGCTACGTGTGCTAATCCATTAATGCCTATTTTAATCGCCCCTTCATGATATGATCATTTTATTATAAGAGAATATAAAGGAGTCATATATAAAGAAACAACGGACTTTAGCAAATAATAATAAAGAAAAAAAGTTGATTTATATGATTTGCCTTTTATTCAAATAATTCAAAAAATAAATTCTAAAGGAGAAAATATAGCATGCCTTATTCAATAGATAGTACCGATCGCAAGTTGATGCTCAAGCTTCAACACAATGCTCGTATCACCGTTGTTCAACTGAGCAAAGAACTCCATATGTCTGCTCCTTCGATCAGAGAACGAATACTACGTTTAGAAGAACAAGGAATTATTACAGGATATCATGCAGCTTTTGATGATAAACAATTAAATCTTCATTTGACAACTTTTATAATGATCAAAACAGAACGCTGTCAAGAATTTGTAGAGTTTTGTGAACAAGCTTTGGAAGTTACTGATCTGCATCGAATCAGTGGTGAATATAATTATTTGCTAAGAATTCAGACAACTTCGATGGAAGAACTTGTACAATTTCAGGAGAATATCAACCATTTAGGTGTTTCCAAATCGCATGTAAGTATCAAAAGTATATTTGAACATCGCTATCCTAGTTTTTAATACTCTGTTCTAGCCTTTGTGTAGGAAATAAGTTAACATCAAGGCTATTTTGTTTGACAATTCCTGTATTGATCTTTTGTATAGAGATCAAGTCTGTTGCAACTGCTTCGACTCCTGACTAGATCGCATAGGTCATATTTACACAAAGAGCAAACAGTTCTATCTTTATTTATAACGAATAGAAGCAAGATAAAAAAACGTTCCAGCATATAGCCAGAACGTTTTTTTAGTTTATCGTCGTATGCTTTTTATGGAGTTTTTGCTGTTGCTGTCATAATATCTGCAAATGCCCAGTGAGATGCTGGAACATCTGACCAGTTCGACAATGTTGTATCCTTTACAGGCGCTATCTTCAATACGCGATTGAACAAAGTGACTGCTTCTGCACGACTTAATGTCTGGTTGGGCTTGAATGTTCCATCTGGCATCCCTTGCATATAACCTGCTTGCTGAATTTGAGCAATCGCTACGGCTGCCCAGTGTTCTTGCGTATCTGCAAAAGTCGCTCCTGTTCCACTAAGCTTCATCCAACGCGCGATAACGGTTGCGATTTCAGCTCTAGTGATCGGACGCTCTGGTGCAAATGTGTTTTTATCGTACCCTTGCATCCATCCTGCACCCGTTACTGCTTGGATCGCTTCCGTACTCCATTTGCCAGCGACTACATCTGTATAGGTTGGTGTCTGAGTAAGTACACTCGAAGACGATGCTAATTGCTCCCCTCCCAGACGGAAAAGAATAGAAGCTAACTCTGCACGCGTCACTTTCCCGCCAGGTTGGAATGTTCCATTAGGATATCCTTGCATATACGATGTTGTTACCTGTGTGCTTTCTGTCCCTTTAACAGTTGGTACAGAAGGATCAAGATGAATAATCGTAAATGTACTGAATTTGCTGACGTTAAATTTTAATCCGGACGGTGTATTGCCTTCGGATACTACCGTAGGTTGTACCAGCTCTTTGGTTCCATCGCTATGCTCAATATAGATCATTAGACTGTTCACAAATGTCTGACGTTCTGTTGTTAAATCGGGTAAAAATTGAGCTGGTAAAGGAAGGACTAGATTCACCGGTTGTCCTTGTAGATTTGTATCAATCTCTACAGGAGTACCAATTACTTGCACAGTTCCATTGCCAATCTTAGCTTGCACCAGACGATCTTGTTGCACACGCTCAGTAACAGCTTGTTGATCAGTTGCTTTTTGCAAAGGATGTACTGTAAATTGACGATCTTCGCTCACTGTAGACAATGTAGATACAGGTAAGCTTAATCGTGCATGATTCGTATACACTTCTAGATTTATCCCGTTAGTTGCTAGAAGTTGAGCTGTTGCTTGAGGTAAGCCAAATTGTAATTGACTCACTTCATTGTTAGCATCCGGCATCACCAGACGTATAGTTGATTTACCTGTTGCTTTTACGTTTTGCACCGCTTCTTGTGCTTGGGAAGCTTCATAATTGACAGTGTCTTTTTTGGAGCCGTCTGCAAGTGTTGTGCGCTTGATCGTAATATTCGCTAATGACGTACTATTTTGTCCGCCATCTACATAAGCTGTGATATTCTCAGTCACTACCGATGAACCACCACCGCCTTTACTGGAAGAATTACCAGTGTTCGGGGTAGGCTCGGGAGATGGTGTTGGTTCTGGATTAGGGATAGGAGTAGGTGTTGGCGTTGAACCATCATCCGGTGGTGTAGCTTCTAAGTCGCGTGCAAAGGTCAGATAGAAATCATCCAGTGATCCCCATGCTCCACCGCCTGCTTGAATCGTCGCGCCTACGGTTAACATCCCATCGGTCACTTTAATCTCTTTCAGTTCTGGCTGATTCCATTGTACCCAGCCTTTAACACCTGTCTCTGCTTGTACTTCTTGTCCAGTCGTTGATGCGAATAATGCCATGTTTGCATTTGAAGCATCGCCACCTTGAATAGCCATTGAAAGATCATAATAACCTGGCTTCAATCCTTGTACAGTCTGCTTCACTTGAAAATTCACACCATCTGCTGAATAGAAATGAAGCGAGTATTGACCGGATTTGGCATCTGAAGCTTTGTTCTGGAAATCGGTATGTGGTGTGCTTCCATCACCATACGTGATCTTCCACATGCTACGATCGCTTTGTTCGAATCCACCATTTAGCAGTAGATTAGGACGGCGAATATCCAGTACCGCTTTTGCAATATGTCCACCTGTCGTCGTACCTTGTATCGTATACTGACCTGCACCTTTACTGACTGCTTCTTGTAACGCTTGCTGATCCCAATTTACCGATAACGTACCTGTACTACCATCGTTATAAGTCGCTGTGACTACCGTAGGTAATGTGATCGAATCACCTGCATTGACAGTGATATTCACAGTCTGCACTTGATCGACTTGGAGTGCTGCGATAGCTCCTGTATTTACATATTTGAATACATTGAGCGAAGGTAAGGGATGCCCTGCAAAATCAAACAACGCCTGATTATCGACAGCACTACCGCCATACCATTTACCTGCATCATCAGGATCGTATTCTGCGGCATAACTAGACGCCCACCCTGATCCATATTGTTCCCAAAGTTTTTTATTTTGCTCTAGATTTTCTTTCGATCCTACTGGTAACCATGCAGGCTCCCAGTAAAATACACCGATCCCTGCATCTCCAACTTGTGATACCGCTTGAATTACGTTACGCACCGATGTTGCTTGCCCTTGAACACTGATCGGGTAATCTAATGTCTGTCCAGAACTGCGAGGTGCTGTATTTTCATGTCCATCGCCATCTTCAGCAGTATACGCATAAGACGTTTCAGCCACCATTACTTTTTTGCCATACGTATCAGCGACTTGCTTCAATACAGAAGTTAGATTGCTAAGTGTGCCATGCCAGAACGGATAATATGAACTAGCAAATACATCATAGTCTACCCCTTGTTCAGAAAGTGCTTTGGCATAAGACAGATAACGACCCGGTGTCTCTGGATTCGTAAAATGCAAAGCGATCAGAATATGAGGATCAACTGCACGTATCGCCTGACTGCCTTGATTGAACAATTTGCTAATATTGACCCAGTTATTTTCGCCGATAAATGATTGGTTGGTCTCATTACCAACCTGTACCATGCCTACATCAACCCCTGCGTCAATAATCTGTTGCAGGCTAGTTTTGGTATACGTATAGACAGCTTGCTCTTTATCAGCGAGCGATAGATTTTCCCATGCTTTTGGAATATGTTGCTTGCCCGGATCTGCCCAGAAATCAGAATAATGGAAATCGACTAGCAATTTCATTCCATTGGCTGTTGCTCGTTTTCCCATTTGGATCGCTTTGGTAAGATCATTATCTCCACCGCCATATCCTTTGCCATCCGCCGTATACGGATCATTCCAGATGCGCACACGAATATAATTCACACCGGATTGTTTTAACGTGGTGAATATATCTTGCTCTATCCCTTGCTCATTATAGAAATGCACTCCACTTTGTTCTAGTGAAATAATACTCGATACATCGACACCTTTGATAAAATCAGACTTCAATCCCTGTACTTTTTGCACAAAAATATCTGCTGTTACAGGCGTAGAAGTATCGGTACTTGTCTGCTTCAACTTCACTGCATCAAGGTATCCCCATGCTCCTGCTCCACCTGTGATTCTAGCTCCGATCTTGAGATTGGATGTCGGCTCGGTTAGCACAAATTTCAATGTTACTGTACCCCACTGATTGTAGCCTGTCGTGGCGACTTCTTTACTTTGCTCATTGCCTGCGAACAATTGAACATGACCGGCTTCTGCTCCCGTACCGCCCATCGACTGTACAGACAATTCGTAACTTCCAGCCGACAAAGTAGGTATTTTTTGACTGACAGTGACTTGCTGATCGGTTGTCGATTGATCACTTACCCAATATTTGAACGCATACGTATCTTCTGCTGGTGTAATAAAAGAATCATTTGCATACGCATATTGCTGAATATCGACCAATTGCCAATCTGAAGCATCCACTTGCCAGGATTGATCACTCCAAAAGTCGCTTTCAAATCCTCCATTTTGGATCAATGCGTTGTTAGTAGTGTCTGCTGCTAGAGCAGGTGTAATGTGAATCGGTAATAGTCCGATTATCATAACGATCATTAAAAACAATGAAGCTATCTTTTTCTCTCTTTTCAATTGCTTATCCCCTTCCGTTATTCCTATGTGTATATCTTCACATAAGCACTCATTCACATTGTAAAGCGCTTACATATAGCTGTGATCACTATAGCATCCTCTTTTCACTAACGACATGGGACGATTGCAACATTTTGTGTTTTTAGACAAGCATTTTAGTAATCCATATCATTCCTACGATTTTGATTGGTTATTTATGTCATTTTGAGCAAAAAAAGAACCTTTTATCTGTAATAGATCAAAGGTTCTGCTGTATTTAATATCCTTTTTATCCTACCTATTCGCATAGTAAGCCTAGCTGTGAAGCTATACTTTTTTGAATACTTTAGTATCCATATCTAGCTCGGTTGCTGGATAATCGCTTAGACCTAACGTTTCGGAAGTTGACGCATGAATAGTCTGGAACAGGTCTGGATGTTCCGCTAATCTTTTACCATAAGAAGGAATCATATCTCTTAGCTTCGGCTCCCACTCTGGCATCCGTTGCGGGAAGCACTTCTGGAACAGATCGAGCATTACATGTACTGCTGTCGAAGCACCCGGAGAAGCCCCTAGCAAAGCAGCAATCGATCCGTCCGCCG contains:
- a CDS encoding DHA2 family efflux MFS transporter permease subunit; protein product: MASNEIAVAPSLDTSSKERWLAFFAIVLGAFIAVLNNSLINVAIPQLTTDLGSTTTRIQWVITGYTLASGIIVPITGFMERKVGYKKFLIGALSVFTLGTAFCIFAWNDMSLIIARIIAGLGGGVIIPLSMTIIYKIIPREQVGMAIGIWGISAMAAPAIGPTLSGYLIEWLNWRFLFIACVPIALFAILMVILLIKEPPKSEPIKFDMLGFILAGTCAGTLLYALSNGSSKGWTSFEIVGLLFISIWSLIFLIVVESGKDNAVIDVSLFKNYKFTISVITSSFVMMGMYGGTFLAPVFLQSVQSYSAIDTGLILLPQALAMAIVMPFAGKLLDKVGIVPIGLVGLTLTSLMTFHMYSLSPQTSRTWFETVTVLRGIGIGMCLMPLSTVGMNAVAPEKVANASAASNLIRTIAGSIAIAILTFIMQSRTALHGQHIAESITTDGAQTLQSTLGSSWVSSLTSMISLDAYSRGIADTFVISSIPLFCSIPLILLFISKRKPKAPKEEVILAKA
- a CDS encoding HlyD family secretion protein, whose protein sequence is MKKKIVLIILLVLLVVSGGALGYYYWYQGSHFVKTEDARISADQYKVMPQLTARLDHIDVEEGDILKKNEPIAEQDVSGLEASDISKSVVRAPIDGTVLKVQSKEREMGSPSAAIAIMADMKNLYVSANIEETDINRIKLGARVDITLDTIEGESIQGKVRKIGQASNSVFSAIPATNTSGNFNKVTQRIPIEIALNVPDGLTLIPGTNVEIKIYTQ
- a CDS encoding PadR family transcriptional regulator; the encoded protein is MSLQIFILGRLHEQDYHPYDIKKSINNAGENLVRVTDGNLYYNFEALQKKGYVQKVNTVQNDNRPEKTNYAITEKGKQALKDMIYKSFKNADDVRSLFASLLFVHLVDTNKLIYSTLEVIENIEKELAYLEANADHPLPEYISPEQQEMALFMKDYKSEKQKVELKSFKKLLSLLEQKQS
- a CDS encoding PTS fructose transporter subunit IIABC, whose amino-acid sequence is MKISSVLQPENIILDVTATTKAELIDELAQKLNDNGYLSDMEQFKKDIWAREEQVPTEVGFGIAIPHAKSAGVKAPAIIMGRSLSGINYSTESCNLFFMIAVDQHSSSEHLQTLSKISTFLMDELFRAKLILARDREEIVRLFEQAEEQDTAALHSHKKHAGKKIVGVTGCPTGIAHTFMAAESLKNAAQELGVQIKVQTNGSTGVENELTADDIEQADGIVVAADVKVDMSVFGDRKVVQTSVKNGIHHAKDLIEEAIAGKGVAQNQGQSNLKEAKEKTRLKQPKIYSHIMNGVSFMIPFVVAGGILIALSFMFGIHAADPNSPDYNAFAAFLSTAGGSAAFALMVPVLAGYIAYSIADRPGLAPGMIGGMLATLGGSGFLGGMLAGFIAGYSILAIKRLVRGIPDSLQSLSPVLILPLVGSFVTALIMYFVVNTPMAWINVSLQGWLNSLTGTNAILLGALLAGMMASDMGGPINKTASAFGLAMFANQIFEPSAALMVGGMVPPLGIALATTLFKNKFSIEERNAGKAAYVMGASFITEAAIPFAANDPLRIIPANIIGAAIGGGMCMALGISLQAPHGGIFVIPIAASNPLLYILCIAVGSVVTACIIGFLKKPMYSATKQTEDKVDSNPVSPTIKSA
- a CDS encoding ketose-bisphosphate aldolase, with translation MLINMRDLLKVAYENKFAVGSFNVANSEFVKVVINAAEAQNSPAIMQIHPNEIDLVTDSFVAYVREAASKSKVPFVIHLDHGASIKDITRSIRNGYTSVMMDASHLPFEENIAATREAVELAHLVDVSVEGELGTIGSNEGSSEGGADEILYTNPDEAAIFVEQTGIDTLAVAVGTSHGIYPQTKDHSIKIDRLKQIHEKVKIPLVLHGGSDNPDEEIREAVKHGIAKINLSTDMKRAFYNQLRKTLDANPNAYEPDFLMPEATQAATELVKKKMDLFGSTGKAPLYKLGEL